The nucleotide sequence GCTCGTCGCGCTGAAGACCGGGATGGGTGATTGCACCACCCGACCGACCCTCACACACGCAAAACCAAACCCCACGCCCACGACGATGGCGTGCCTTTCTCTCCCTTCTCCTTCCGTGCGCCTTCCTTTTTGACCGCTGACTTCCGACACCCTTTCTCCCTCCCTCCCCCTTCATTGATGGATAGTGTCTCCCCCTTGAAGCTTCCATTACAGAGTCCTCTCCCCTCTCCCCTCCTCGTTGTCCCCCGTTATCCTCGAATGGCTTCTCTTCCGGTGCTGCTTCCCTGCCTCCTCCTGCTCCTCGCCGCTTCTCCGGCCTTGTCCACCAACCCCGAAGGTGAGCTCTCTTTCCTCCCTCGCTGCTCTTTGAAGAAGAAAGGTGTGTTCATTTCTGATTTGGGTTGGGAACAGGGGAAGCGTTGCACGCATGGAGGACGCGGCTGACGGATCCCACCAACGTGCTGCAGAGCTGGGATCCCACCCTCGTCAACCCCTGCACCTGGTTCCATGTCACCTGCGACTCCCAGAACCGTGTTATCCGCCTGTAATTTCTTCTTCCCGtccccttcctctctcaaatcacCCACCTTTACCCTTTTCCCTTACCAAAGACCGAACTTTCGTTGCAGGGACCTGGGGAACTCCAACATTTCCGGCTCTATTGGCCCCGAGCTTGGCGGCCTCGAGCGCCTCCAGTACCTGTAAGTCCCTCCCAGGCTTTCTTCTTTCGTCTCTGTCCTCTGTCACCATAAAGATGGGATCTTGATTCACGGATGGTGTTGCCTGGGTTGCAGGGAGCTCTACCGGAACAACTTCCAAGGCAAGATCCCGGCGGAGCTGGGCAACTTGAAGAGCCTCATCAGCATGGACTTGTACGGGAACCAGCTGCAGGGA is from Musa acuminata AAA Group cultivar baxijiao chromosome BXJ1-6, Cavendish_Baxijiao_AAA, whole genome shotgun sequence and encodes:
- the LOC135676415 gene encoding leucine-rich repeat protein 2-like, which codes for MDSVSPLKLPLQSPLPSPLLVVPRYPRMASLPVLLPCLLLLLAASPALSTNPEGEALHAWRTRLTDPTNVLQSWDPTLVNPCTWFHVTCDSQNRVIRLDLGNSNISGSIGPELGGLERLQYLELYRNNFQGKIPAELGNLKSLISMDLYGNQLQGEIPKSFAKLKSLRFLRLNNNRLSGSIPRELVFLSNLKVLDLSNNDLCGTIPIDGPFANFPLQSFDNNSRLNGPELQGLVPYDIGC